A genomic stretch from Theobroma cacao cultivar B97-61/B2 chromosome 4, Criollo_cocoa_genome_V2, whole genome shotgun sequence includes:
- the LOC18601047 gene encoding probable WRKY transcription factor 75: MENYQMFFPISSSAASAYPFPTNMAPSSQVFNNFHGNSSNGFLGLKTESFIQKPEVKELVQNGSFVGSETEVKLGKKKEKKIRKPRYAFQTRSQVDILDDGYRWRKYGQKAVKNNKFPRSYYRCTHQGCNVKKQVQRLTKDESVVVTTYEGMHTHPIEKSTDNFEHILSQMQIYTPF, encoded by the exons atggagaactATCAAATGTTCTTTCCTATCTCCTCGTCAGCAGCATCAGCTTACCCTTTTCCAACAAACATGGCACCTAGTTCACAAGTTTTTAACAATTTCCATGGCAACAGCTCGAATGGGTTCTTGGGTTTGAAGACAGAGAGCTTCATCCAGAAACCAGAAGTTAAAGAACTTGTCCAGAATGGGAGTTTTGTTGGTTCTGAAACTGAGGTAAAATTAGgtaaaaagaaggaaaagaagattAGGAAGCCTAGATATGCTTTTCAAACAAGGAGTCAGGTTGATATACTTGATGATGGATATCGATGGAGGAAATATGGCCAAAAAGCTGTTAAGAACAACAAATTTCCTAG GAGCTACTACCGATGCACACATCAAGGATGCAATGTAAAGAAGCAAGTTCAACGTCTAACCAAAGATGAAAGTGTTGTGGTGACCACATACGAAGGGATGCACACTCATCCCATAGAGAAGTCAACAGACAATTTTGAACATATCTTGAGTCAGATGCAAATCTACACACCCTTTTGA
- the LOC18601048 gene encoding levodione reductase, which produces MENQAKKVLLTSNGDEISMNIALHLAKRGCRLVLMGNECCLRSVKDNIMDSTNSAVPVEVVGLDMEDEREGAFDEAVDKAWKVLGSLDALVHCYAFEGKMQDHLQLAEEEFRKIVKINFMAAWFLLKAVGRRMRDYKIGGSIVFLTTILGAERGLYQGAAAYGSCLAGVQQLARVSALEIGKYKIRVNAIARGLHLQDEFPMSVGKDRAEKLVKEAMPLHRWLDVKNDLASTVIYLISDGSRYMTGTTIFVDGAQSLVRPRMRSYM; this is translated from the exons ATGGAGAATCAAGCAAAGAAAGTGTTGCTCACTTCAAATGGAGATGAGATTTCAATGAACATTGCTTTGCATTTAGCCAAACGTGGTTGCAG GTTGGTTTTGATGGGGAATGAATGCTGTCTGAGGAGTGTCAAAGACAACATAATGGATTCAACAAATAGTGCGGTCCCAGTCGAGGTGGTTGGATTGGATATGGAAGATGAAAGAGAGGGAGCTTTTGACGAGGCAGTAGATAAAGCGTGGAAAGTGTTGGGAAGTTTGGATGCTCTTGTGCATTGTTATGCTTTTGAAG GAAAGATGCAAGACCATCTGCAATTAGCTGAAGAAGAGTTcagaaaaatagtaaaaataaattttatggCTGCATGGTTTCTGCTAAAAGCTGTTGGCAGGAGAATGCGGGACTATAAAATAGGTGGTTCCATTGTATTCTTGACTACAATACTCGGTGCTGAAAGGGGACTTTATCAAGGAGCTGCTGCATATGGTTCATGTTTGGCAGGAGTGCAGCAGTTAGCTAGA GTATCAGCTTTGGAGATTGGAAAGTACAAGATCAGGGTTAATGCAATTGCTCGTGGTTTACACTTACAAGATGAATTTCCTATGTCAGTAGGAAAGGACAGGGCAGAGAAGTTGGTCAAAGAAGCAATGCCACTGCACAGATGGCTGGATGTTAAAAATGATCTGGCTTCAACTGTCATCTATTTAATCAGTGATGGTTCCCGCTATATGACTGGAACAACTATTTTTGTTGATGGGGCACAGTCTCTGGTCAGGCCTCGTATGCGATCATATATGTAG